The following proteins are encoded in a genomic region of Streptomyces collinus Tu 365:
- a CDS encoding NUDIX domain-containing protein: MPLTPELPRISVSVKAAIVRDGAVLLLSYDDEAGFHYNLPGGKAQVGEDLRQAVNRKVAQETGLQVVARRLLCVVEYVPESWQGEFGDVQKVQFNFLAEQVDDAEPRMPEPSDPIQVGFEWVPLERLGDVYLLPRINRPLSAALNGELADPFVDRW; this comes from the coding sequence GTGCCTCTGACGCCCGAACTGCCTCGGATCAGCGTCTCCGTGAAGGCGGCGATCGTGCGCGACGGTGCCGTCCTGCTCCTGTCATACGACGACGAGGCCGGGTTCCACTACAACCTCCCCGGCGGCAAGGCGCAGGTCGGCGAGGACCTGCGCCAGGCCGTGAACCGCAAGGTCGCGCAGGAGACCGGCCTGCAGGTCGTGGCCCGGCGTCTCCTGTGCGTCGTCGAGTACGTCCCCGAGTCGTGGCAGGGCGAGTTCGGGGACGTACAGAAGGTTCAGTTCAACTTCCTCGCCGAGCAGGTGGACGACGCCGAGCCGCGCATGCCGGAACCGTCGGACCCCATCCAGGTGGGCTTCGAGTGGGTTCCGCTGGAACGTCTGGGCGACGTGTACCTGCTGCCCCGGATCAACCGCCCGCTGTCGGCGGCGTTGAACGGGGAGCTCGCCGACCCCTTCGTGGACAGGTGGTGA
- a CDS encoding isocitrate lyase/phosphoenolpyruvate mutase family protein produces MTDGTKARRLREALDDSERKHPLLAIGAVNALAAHVAAEAGFDALWVSGLEVSAASGLPDANVLGPRDLSDVVASLGRVTELPVIVDIDNAGGSGRTAERFAYDLMRAGAAAVCVEDSAYPKCNSFAAHRAQSLADRDLLCEQVGRIRKTAGDGLVVVARTEALIAGEDMTTAIARAEAYADAGADAILIHSKDATGDQARAIGRAWNHGVPLVSVPTAFPDLSAAELGEAGFRLCIYANQLSRAALAGMRTAARQFRRGGSFRSTLAGSLAEVGDLMRVGEPEALSCL; encoded by the coding sequence GTGACTGACGGCACGAAGGCGAGGCGTCTGCGCGAGGCCCTCGACGACAGCGAGCGGAAGCACCCTCTCCTGGCGATCGGTGCGGTGAACGCGCTCGCCGCGCACGTCGCGGCGGAGGCGGGCTTCGACGCCCTGTGGGTGAGCGGTCTGGAGGTGTCCGCGGCCTCCGGGCTACCGGACGCCAACGTCCTGGGCCCCCGGGACCTGTCCGACGTGGTCGCCTCCCTCGGCCGCGTCACCGAACTGCCTGTCATCGTCGACATCGACAACGCGGGCGGCTCGGGGCGCACGGCGGAGCGGTTCGCGTACGACCTGATGCGCGCCGGAGCCGCGGCAGTGTGTGTCGAGGACAGCGCATACCCCAAGTGCAACAGCTTCGCGGCCCACCGTGCCCAGAGCCTCGCCGACCGGGACCTGCTGTGCGAGCAGGTGGGGCGCATACGGAAGACCGCCGGTGACGGCCTCGTGGTCGTGGCCCGCACCGAGGCCCTGATCGCCGGCGAGGACATGACCACGGCGATCGCCCGCGCCGAGGCGTACGCCGACGCCGGAGCGGATGCGATCCTCATCCACTCCAAGGACGCCACCGGTGACCAGGCGCGGGCCATCGGACGCGCGTGGAACCACGGCGTACCGCTGGTCAGCGTGCCCACGGCGTTCCCCGACCTGAGCGCCGCCGAGCTCGGCGAGGCCGGCTTCCGCCTCTGCATCTACGCGAACCAGCTCAGCCGTGCCGCCCTCGCGGGTATGCGCACCGCCGCCCGTCAGTTCCGGCGCGGAGGGAGCTTCCGCTCCACCCTCGCGGGGTCCCTCGCGGAGGTCGGCGACCTGATGCGCGTCGGCGAACCGGAGGCGCTCTCGTGCCTCTGA
- a CDS encoding radical SAM/SPASM domain-containing protein, with protein sequence MPVTRTAPIDLESLYAPLSSTGPDTAVSVILKLRGETCDIDCLYCFEKRKESPGGARISAAQVHRLGSIFSGRPLSVELHGGEPLTAGRERIAEILDALATQPNVIRVSLQTNGLQLDDSWLDLFERHYPELEIGISLDGDALGNSWRVGYDGRPTYPRVVEALKLLGRRERRVGVICAVTPYVLGRASEVMEHLASFPAVTTVSLVPCFDAAVTRTTAVVGSRAPTSRALQRRAIGPTGPAWAVTPRQYADFVLEAAHHWVVDGVFRRVKLEPVVSVIRRLKGLGTRSCHFSDLKCDHVLTLYPDGRLGSCDELPWPQAGLTSLGDVHTEADVASAQGGSALLQQARSLVTKCTTCDYRDTCGAGCPAVRVRFAAAGDEDAYCDHRIRLIDGVAALLAQPDLPPGAACSRLRWRPVRPNNMHHVSAFLARWDDPTAPRSPARLQVSANGNINTVGLPGVHEADDLDPHHPQWYEGIEPGIRPVVDALTSGWNTVTYDSCQGHAYADLHGAEPRFLSVGILPRDRAEYARTAARLCHAASRAESSLPGACSLVLGRSELTCRTTGRVYPTLDLYLVPAAGTTLAEYFEDLAQAVHVLTVALAEAASAPPSTFCACGGGQ encoded by the coding sequence ATGCCCGTCACCCGCACCGCCCCCATCGACCTGGAGAGTCTTTACGCCCCGCTGTCGAGCACGGGGCCGGACACGGCCGTCTCCGTCATCCTCAAGCTCCGCGGGGAGACCTGCGACATCGACTGCCTGTACTGCTTCGAGAAGCGCAAGGAGTCACCGGGCGGCGCCCGGATCAGCGCGGCACAGGTCCACCGCCTCGGTTCGATCTTCTCCGGGCGTCCGCTCAGCGTCGAACTCCACGGCGGGGAGCCCCTGACCGCCGGCCGGGAACGGATCGCGGAGATCCTGGACGCGCTCGCCACACAGCCGAACGTCATCCGCGTGAGCCTCCAGACCAACGGCCTCCAACTCGACGACTCCTGGCTGGACCTGTTCGAGCGGCACTACCCGGAACTGGAGATCGGCATCTCCCTCGACGGGGACGCGCTGGGGAACTCGTGGCGAGTGGGCTACGACGGCCGCCCCACCTACCCGCGAGTGGTCGAAGCCCTGAAGCTCCTCGGCCGTCGGGAACGCCGCGTTGGCGTCATCTGCGCCGTCACCCCGTACGTCCTCGGCCGGGCCTCCGAGGTCATGGAGCACCTCGCATCCTTTCCCGCCGTGACGACGGTCAGCCTTGTGCCGTGCTTCGACGCGGCGGTCACCCGGACGACCGCAGTCGTCGGATCTCGTGCGCCGACCAGTCGGGCACTCCAGCGAAGGGCCATCGGCCCCACCGGCCCGGCCTGGGCCGTCACGCCTCGTCAATACGCCGACTTCGTGTTGGAGGCCGCCCACCACTGGGTCGTTGACGGCGTGTTCCGCCGCGTCAAGCTGGAGCCCGTCGTGTCCGTCATCCGCCGTCTGAAGGGTCTGGGGACCCGTTCCTGTCACTTCTCCGATTTGAAGTGCGACCATGTCCTCACCCTCTATCCCGATGGCCGCCTGGGAAGCTGTGACGAGCTGCCCTGGCCGCAGGCCGGCCTCACCTCTCTCGGCGACGTCCACACCGAGGCGGACGTGGCCAGCGCCCAGGGCGGCTCTGCTTTGCTCCAGCAGGCACGCTCCCTGGTGACGAAGTGCACGACCTGCGACTACCGCGACACCTGCGGCGCGGGCTGCCCGGCGGTCCGGGTCCGCTTCGCCGCCGCGGGCGACGAAGACGCGTACTGCGACCACCGCATACGCCTGATCGACGGCGTCGCCGCCCTCCTCGCCCAGCCAGACCTTCCGCCCGGTGCCGCATGCTCCCGGTTGCGCTGGCGTCCCGTCCGCCCCAACAACATGCACCACGTCTCTGCCTTCCTGGCTCGCTGGGACGACCCCACCGCTCCCCGCTCGCCCGCGCGTCTCCAGGTCAGTGCCAACGGGAACATCAACACGGTCGGCCTCCCTGGCGTGCACGAGGCAGACGATCTCGACCCTCACCATCCCCAGTGGTACGAGGGCATCGAGCCCGGCATCCGCCCAGTCGTCGACGCGCTCACCTCAGGCTGGAACACCGTCACCTATGACAGCTGCCAGGGCCACGCCTACGCCGACCTCCACGGAGCCGAGCCCCGGTTCCTTTCGGTCGGCATCCTGCCGCGCGACCGCGCCGAGTACGCGCGTACAGCGGCGCGCCTGTGCCATGCCGCCAGCCGAGCCGAGTCCTCCCTGCCAGGGGCGTGTTCGCTGGTCCTCGGTCGCAGCGAACTCACGTGCCGCACCACCGGCCGGGTGTATCCGACGCTCGACCTCTATCTCGTGCCCGCTGCCGGCACCACGTTGGCCGAGTACTTCGAGGACCTCGCCCAAGCGGTGCACGTACTCACGGTGGCCCTGGCCGAAGCCGCCTCTGCCCCGCCCTCCACCTTCTGCGCGTGCGGAGGCGGGCAATGA
- a CDS encoding nucleotidyltransferase domain-containing protein produces MVFAKADFPWWIAGGYAIELAVGRELRAHGDLDVLVLRRDQALVHELLADWDLHVADPPGQGELRPWRPGEVLRPPLHDIWCRRTSKAPWSVQLMLDEAEGTQWVSRRTPQIRLPIDKLGWTSEAGIPYLAPEVQLFYKAKATRDKDETDFEAVLPLLDAPARAWLADAIKVIAPGHPWIRRLLPVSRT; encoded by the coding sequence ATGGTCTTCGCCAAGGCTGACTTCCCGTGGTGGATCGCCGGTGGCTACGCGATCGAACTCGCGGTCGGCCGCGAGCTGCGCGCACACGGCGATCTCGACGTCCTCGTCCTCCGGCGTGACCAGGCCCTCGTACATGAACTGCTGGCCGACTGGGACCTGCACGTGGCGGATCCGCCTGGCCAGGGGGAGTTGCGACCGTGGCGTCCTGGAGAGGTCCTTCGACCGCCGCTCCACGACATCTGGTGCCGCCGCACGTCCAAGGCGCCCTGGTCGGTGCAGCTCATGCTGGACGAGGCCGAGGGAACCCAGTGGGTCTCGCGGCGCACCCCGCAGATCCGGCTCCCGATCGACAAGCTCGGGTGGACAAGCGAGGCGGGCATCCCATACCTCGCGCCCGAGGTGCAGCTCTTCTACAAGGCCAAGGCGACCCGGGACAAGGACGAGACCGACTTCGAAGCGGTACTGCCGCTGCTCGATGCTCCGGCACGTGCCTGGCTGGCGGACGCGATCAAGGTGATCGCGCCCGGCCACCCCTGGATTCGCCGACTCCTTCCGGTCAGCCGAACGTGA
- a CDS encoding PPC domain-containing DNA-binding protein, which yields MRAHELTVGRTFGVTFDHGEDFFEALSTFCRDNDVRQGYIPSFIGAFAEAEIVGACEKLADPDAPVWAKTYVTNVEAFGAGTFAHDPATGGILPHIHVSAGLKAQSADGRTSHLLSATVQFLSELLIVEVAAPTMTRPRNPDLYDVPLLTFG from the coding sequence ATGCGCGCTCACGAGCTGACCGTTGGCCGTACCTTCGGCGTCACCTTCGACCACGGGGAGGACTTCTTCGAGGCGCTGTCCACCTTCTGCCGGGACAACGACGTACGGCAGGGCTACATCCCCTCGTTCATCGGGGCCTTCGCGGAGGCCGAGATCGTGGGTGCCTGCGAGAAGCTCGCCGACCCGGACGCACCGGTCTGGGCGAAGACGTACGTCACCAACGTCGAGGCGTTCGGCGCGGGCACATTCGCCCACGACCCGGCCACCGGCGGGATACTTCCGCACATCCACGTCTCCGCCGGCTTGAAGGCCCAGTCGGCCGACGGCAGGACGAGCCATCTCCTCAGCGCCACGGTCCAGTTCCTCAGCGAGCTGCTGATCGTGGAGGTCGCGGCGCCCACTATGACCCGGCCCCGGAACCCCGACCTCTACGACGTTCCGCTGCTCACGTTCGGCTGA
- a CDS encoding aKG-HExxH-type peptide beta-hydroxylase, producing the protein MSALSPEAPVALGGIADHQRLQTSRIASVLGNHLDSSPLDYAVAHHLLEGAEHAARARDADRLAWYRRTTVRDLTHLSAGPHIVLSPCSADLLRSEISETAYYLIGPDTNPAPPEALGLVRAAIASATEHGFGTLLTQHAPVICLLNRRRLDETLHSWALTRLPGTVFTDYTAHPEVLARDLIHEAAHNWLNDALAAYDVSLPADVTFFSPWRGTPRPVYGFLHACWAFSLTVMYVRKARRSATGGVVPFLDAHLRQQAIQFAATAECLDQALAYVPANEIRERIGRAVGKVVGPP; encoded by the coding sequence ATGAGCGCTCTCTCCCCGGAAGCCCCGGTCGCCCTCGGTGGCATCGCCGACCACCAGCGCCTACAGACCAGCCGCATCGCCTCCGTTCTCGGCAACCACCTCGACTCTTCCCCCCTCGACTACGCCGTGGCCCACCACCTGCTCGAAGGCGCCGAACACGCGGCGCGCGCCCGGGACGCGGACCGCCTCGCCTGGTACCGCCGTACGACGGTGCGAGACCTGACCCACCTGTCGGCCGGCCCGCACATCGTGCTCAGCCCGTGTTCCGCGGACCTGCTCCGCTCGGAGATCTCCGAAACCGCGTACTACCTCATCGGTCCCGACACCAACCCTGCCCCACCCGAGGCCCTTGGCCTCGTTCGTGCCGCGATCGCCTCCGCGACCGAGCACGGCTTCGGGACCCTGCTCACCCAGCACGCCCCCGTCATCTGCCTGCTCAACCGTCGACGACTCGACGAGACCCTCCACAGTTGGGCCCTCACCCGTCTCCCGGGCACCGTCTTCACCGACTACACCGCCCACCCCGAGGTCCTGGCCCGTGACCTGATCCACGAGGCCGCCCACAACTGGCTCAACGACGCACTGGCCGCGTACGACGTGAGCCTCCCCGCCGACGTCACCTTCTTCTCCCCCTGGCGGGGAACTCCTCGTCCCGTATACGGCTTCCTTCATGCCTGCTGGGCCTTCTCCCTCACCGTGATGTACGTACGGAAAGCACGGCGCAGCGCCACAGGCGGCGTCGTACCCTTCCTCGACGCCCACCTGCGCCAGCAGGCGATCCAGTTCGCTGCCACTGCCGAGTGCTTGGATCAGGCCCTCGCGTACGTGCCGGCAAACGAAATCCGTGAACGCATCGGCCGGGCAGTCGGCAAGGTCGTAGGTCCTCCGTAG
- a CDS encoding helix-turn-helix domain-containing protein: MVDSGQRRCTRCGALLSRFNAGTRCASCQGGPAARRADPGFWRDPTVRRAVAAWELGTVVKLFRKHTGLSQAGVARMVSIDQAEVSRLERGLKQIRDRRQFVQWTDALGVPEELLGLLPTADPHIPDSTGRPGTAGTGARGYATLPEGPGQLLLPAGRSVPTTALPVLTLPAASFLGDNLRLDSRPELDAWRTMPMRALVVANRTVDGAVRQFITDARSSGVSATASDPVDIPAAYELDDLTYGILWAVSGFEAALLGDDQPLHTSLASLTVSAGAPIAADLTEVSRMLIGSETAARYILGNRDHLGDAPVFWTREQRGEEAATWLFFRHKYRYLEYLERTAPRRPSGTSGRGFCVPETAIASSSAYERVLLFLAIALMESFGIRTWVTDDGGFAHTDGFALSPGRRAVIASWVRTAGASRLAVTARPGALRTFADVTGHVSHNSATAAEQAGQRLAATAEYLGLDAAWLGRRCAQLSAVGTERFARPRSRLLGLEGLEAACRFVAEQLVIIPRTRTAPTR, from the coding sequence ATGGTCGACAGCGGACAGCGGCGGTGTACGCGCTGCGGTGCCCTTCTCAGCCGCTTCAATGCCGGTACACGATGCGCCTCGTGCCAGGGCGGGCCGGCCGCCCGACGGGCCGACCCGGGCTTCTGGCGTGATCCGACGGTCCGGCGAGCCGTGGCCGCATGGGAACTCGGCACCGTCGTCAAGCTGTTCAGGAAGCACACGGGCCTCTCCCAGGCCGGCGTAGCGCGGATGGTCAGCATCGACCAGGCCGAGGTCAGCAGACTGGAACGAGGGCTCAAACAGATTCGCGACCGACGGCAGTTCGTCCAGTGGACCGATGCGCTCGGAGTCCCGGAGGAGCTGCTCGGGCTCCTGCCCACGGCCGATCCGCACATCCCGGACTCCACGGGCCGACCGGGAACGGCGGGTACCGGAGCCCGTGGGTACGCGACGCTGCCCGAAGGACCGGGCCAGCTTCTGTTACCCGCCGGCCGGTCCGTCCCGACGACGGCGCTTCCCGTGCTGACGCTTCCCGCAGCCTCCTTCCTCGGGGACAACTTGAGACTCGACTCCCGCCCGGAGCTGGATGCCTGGCGCACCATGCCGATGCGCGCGCTCGTCGTTGCGAACCGCACGGTGGACGGGGCGGTACGGCAGTTCATCACCGATGCCCGATCGAGCGGCGTAAGTGCCACGGCATCCGACCCGGTCGACATACCGGCCGCGTACGAACTGGACGACCTGACCTACGGCATCCTGTGGGCCGTGTCGGGATTCGAGGCGGCGCTGCTCGGCGACGATCAGCCCCTGCACACCTCGCTGGCGTCGCTCACCGTTTCCGCAGGCGCGCCAATCGCCGCCGACCTGACCGAAGTCTCCCGGATGCTCATCGGCTCGGAGACCGCAGCTCGGTACATCCTGGGCAACCGTGACCACCTGGGCGACGCACCCGTCTTCTGGACCAGGGAACAGCGTGGTGAAGAGGCCGCCACATGGCTGTTCTTCCGGCACAAATACCGCTACCTCGAATACCTCGAACGAACGGCCCCCCGACGTCCGAGCGGCACCAGCGGCCGGGGGTTCTGCGTCCCCGAGACGGCGATCGCCTCCTCGTCGGCGTATGAGCGCGTTCTGCTGTTCCTCGCCATCGCGCTCATGGAGTCCTTCGGTATCCGTACCTGGGTGACCGACGACGGAGGCTTCGCACACACTGACGGCTTCGCCCTCTCTCCCGGGCGCCGGGCTGTCATTGCCTCTTGGGTACGGACCGCGGGAGCGTCCCGCCTTGCGGTCACCGCGCGGCCGGGAGCCCTGCGGACTTTCGCCGATGTGACTGGCCACGTCAGCCACAATTCGGCCACAGCGGCTGAGCAGGCCGGACAGCGCCTCGCAGCGACGGCGGAGTACCTCGGCCTCGACGCCGCCTGGCTCGGTCGTCGGTGCGCCCAGCTGTCGGCCGTCGGCACGGAGCGGTTCGCCCGGCCGCGCAGCCGGCTGCTCGGCCTCGAAGGGCTGGAGGCTGCCTGCCGGTTCGTGGCCGAGCAGCTAGTGATCATCCCGCGTACCCGGACGGCGCCGACCCGATAG
- a CDS encoding TylF/MycF/NovP-related O-methyltransferase, translated as MDPTLKDLREWLLREHSGTVCADRLSVIAGELADMTARGLPGAVVELGCYRGAMALWIRSVLDSLGDHDREIHVYDSFQGMPAPGAQDSDHLAAGELRSFPDDVRATHAAWGRPGPAIHPGWFDETLPKELPDEIAFAYLDGDFYDSTLRGLTHCVTRLVPTGVLLVDDYADTAVNPRAWDGLPGVKRACDAYFGAPSPVTVVVGEGDLAFGRYEKPGSLG; from the coding sequence ATGGATCCGACGTTGAAGGATCTGCGGGAGTGGCTGCTGCGGGAGCACTCCGGGACGGTCTGTGCCGACCGACTCAGCGTGATCGCCGGCGAGCTCGCCGACATGACCGCACGCGGTCTGCCGGGAGCCGTGGTGGAACTCGGCTGCTACAGAGGTGCGATGGCCCTCTGGATCCGTAGCGTGCTCGACTCGCTGGGCGACCACGACCGCGAGATTCACGTCTACGACTCCTTCCAGGGCATGCCCGCGCCCGGCGCCCAGGACTCGGACCACCTGGCGGCGGGCGAGCTCCGGTCGTTCCCGGACGACGTGCGCGCCACGCACGCGGCCTGGGGCAGGCCCGGGCCGGCCATCCATCCGGGGTGGTTCGACGAGACCCTTCCCAAGGAGCTGCCCGACGAGATCGCGTTCGCCTACCTGGACGGCGACTTCTACGACTCGACCCTCAGGGGACTCACGCACTGCGTCACCCGCCTGGTGCCGACGGGTGTGTTGCTCGTCGACGACTACGCGGACACGGCGGTCAATCCACGAGCCTGGGACGGGCTCCCCGGGGTGAAGCGCGCCTGCGACGCGTACTTCGGCGCGCCGTCGCCGGTGACCGTCGTCGTGGGCGAGGGTGATCTGGCCTTCGGCCGGTACGAGAAGCCGGGGTCCCTCGGATGA
- a CDS encoding NAD(P)-dependent oxidoreductase, which translates to MLDLNRPLPADAAVVVLRSGVRLGQRELDALPGLRHVVRTGSGIDHIDVSALRRRGITLHRNAEAGAAAVGEWVLAAALGLARRIPLGQHALMLGCHEKEACMGVSLGPLAAGVWGAGPVGLAAGRALAPHVARTAYAAWPSNPPGLREVSQAALMEQSQLHVVALPLRATTRQFIGEEFLARVAPQQPLLICAGRLETLDVAACLRALADGGLSGLALDPVEREHLPLLTGSTVPLNLLASPHIGAQRSDVRGALDRWAVDLLREITANDEILIEGGRR; encoded by the coding sequence TTGCTGGACCTGAACCGGCCGCTGCCAGCCGACGCGGCCGTGGTCGTCCTGCGTTCCGGTGTCCGACTCGGACAGCGGGAGCTCGACGCACTTCCTGGCCTGCGGCACGTCGTACGGACCGGCTCCGGCATCGACCACATCGACGTGAGCGCACTCCGACGCCGTGGGATCACGCTGCACCGCAACGCCGAGGCCGGGGCGGCCGCCGTGGGCGAGTGGGTCCTCGCCGCTGCTCTCGGCCTGGCCCGGCGAATCCCTCTGGGGCAGCACGCGCTCATGCTCGGCTGCCACGAGAAAGAGGCGTGCATGGGTGTCTCACTCGGCCCCCTGGCCGCGGGTGTCTGGGGCGCGGGTCCGGTGGGGCTGGCCGCCGGCCGGGCCCTCGCCCCACATGTAGCACGCACGGCCTACGCCGCATGGCCGTCGAATCCCCCCGGCCTGCGGGAGGTGTCGCAGGCGGCGCTCATGGAGCAGTCGCAGTTGCATGTGGTCGCCCTGCCACTGCGTGCCACGACCCGGCAGTTCATCGGCGAGGAATTCCTGGCACGCGTCGCTCCGCAGCAGCCCCTGCTGATCTGCGCCGGGCGGCTGGAGACCCTCGATGTCGCCGCCTGTCTGCGGGCGTTGGCGGACGGCGGACTCTCGGGCCTCGCACTCGACCCGGTCGAGCGGGAGCACCTGCCGCTCCTCACCGGCTCCACGGTGCCGCTCAACCTCCTGGCCTCGCCCCACATCGGCGCCCAGCGGTCCGATGTGCGCGGCGCACTTGACCGATGGGCCGTCGATCTCCTCAGGGAGATCACCGCCAACGACGAGATCCTCATCGAAGGAGGCCGCCGGTGA
- a CDS encoding dTMP kinase — MNHRYPFIVIEGLDGTGKTTLRKGLFRLWEGLYGVTPLCVLTTSFLAADQAAAIVTGKYQPNAGNRDAYLSAIASDKRATLDRLVLPQRPARPVITDRWLLSELAFFAVKHGMRASETYETLAAHLTVAPDLTLVLDLETDASMSRAQARQGDAVRADWDVHDVQSRVRETYEAVVTKPDQFPLLGDVVRLDARRPRSEVLLAAWDVLRDRQLVPPIAAHTEGGETRD, encoded by the coding sequence ATGAACCACCGCTATCCATTCATCGTCATCGAGGGGCTCGACGGCACCGGCAAGACGACGCTACGCAAGGGCCTGTTCCGGCTCTGGGAGGGGCTCTACGGCGTCACCCCGCTGTGCGTGCTTACCACCAGCTTCCTCGCCGCCGACCAGGCCGCCGCCATCGTCACCGGCAAGTACCAGCCGAACGCCGGAAACCGTGACGCCTACCTGTCCGCGATCGCGTCGGACAAGCGGGCCACGCTGGATCGCCTTGTGCTCCCTCAGCGACCGGCCCGGCCCGTGATCACGGATCGCTGGCTGCTCAGCGAGCTGGCCTTCTTCGCCGTGAAGCACGGCATGAGGGCGTCGGAGACGTACGAGACGCTGGCCGCGCACCTCACCGTGGCCCCCGATCTCACGCTCGTCCTGGACCTGGAGACCGACGCCTCGATGAGCCGGGCGCAGGCCCGACAGGGAGACGCCGTCCGAGCCGACTGGGACGTGCACGACGTCCAGAGCCGGGTTCGTGAGACCTATGAGGCCGTGGTCACGAAGCCCGACCAGTTCCCGCTCCTCGGCGACGTGGTCCGTCTGGATGCCCGCCGCCCCCGGTCCGAGGTGCTGCTCGCCGCCTGGGACGTACTGCGCGATCGACAGCTGGTACCGCCCATCGCCGCCCACACGGAAGGAGGAGAGACCCGTGACTGA
- a CDS encoding 2OG-Fe(II) oxygenase, translating into MIHIAETLSIRTVEGFLKPDEIERLSLVMDDTLGSLVRDRYGTARRTTIHEIPGHSPAEAQDVYEPAGRIEMTEIPYEATALLDQALKLHMATITRTLPSVTGHRPWIYLEYGADQYITAHADGIAPDPLARPRQIAAATVTLTDIHDTGGAFYVETTGSDAVWTAAEAPIGSGYAQGMRFARDGTDMSSPWFHAMPRTRWSVAPAPGTLVVFGSQLVHGTEPVRAGRVRKFLTLFVSE; encoded by the coding sequence ATGATCCACATCGCCGAGACTCTGTCCATCCGTACTGTGGAGGGCTTCCTCAAGCCGGACGAGATCGAGCGACTCAGCCTCGTCATGGACGACACACTCGGCTCCCTCGTGCGCGACCGGTACGGCACGGCCCGCCGCACCACCATTCACGAGATCCCCGGTCACTCCCCCGCCGAGGCGCAGGACGTCTACGAGCCGGCCGGCCGGATCGAGATGACCGAGATCCCGTACGAGGCGACCGCCCTCCTCGACCAGGCCCTGAAGCTCCACATGGCCACGATCACGCGCACGCTGCCGTCGGTCACCGGCCACCGACCGTGGATCTACCTCGAATACGGCGCCGACCAGTACATCACCGCACATGCCGACGGCATCGCCCCCGATCCCCTCGCCCGTCCCCGCCAGATCGCCGCCGCGACGGTCACGCTCACGGACATCCACGACACCGGCGGCGCGTTCTACGTGGAAACCACGGGCAGCGACGCCGTCTGGACCGCCGCCGAGGCGCCGATTGGATCGGGTTACGCCCAGGGAATGCGCTTCGCACGCGACGGCACGGATATGTCCTCCCCCTGGTTCCACGCCATGCCCCGCACCCGATGGAGCGTCGCACCCGCTCCCGGCACGCTCGTGGTCTTCGGCAGCCAGCTCGTCCACGGCACCGAACCTGTCCGCGCCGGCCGCGTTCGCAAGTTCCTCACGCTCTTCGTCTCCGAGTAG
- a CDS encoding asparaginase, with product MTESVRNVAVFSLGGTIAMTTDPTTGGVVPALSAHELLAAVPALATSGIGLKVLDFRRLPGASLTFEDLTALSAAITAELEAGGVDGVVITQGTDTIEETAFLLDLYHGHEQPVVVTGAMRNPTLPGADGPANIHAAVLAAAAPGLRGAGCLVVLGDEIHSARTVRKSHTTSPAAFTSPASGPIARVEENRVRMMGGLPSRGPLVSAPDCEARVGLYTVTLGDDGTLLDLWDGNCDGLVVAAFGVGHVPERLVEGLTKLASCIPVVLASRIGNGSVLSDTYGFPGSEKDLLGRGLIGAGDLSPYHARLLLHALLAQGADGATVRETFTTASAR from the coding sequence ATGACGGAGTCGGTCAGGAACGTGGCGGTCTTTTCCCTCGGCGGCACGATCGCCATGACCACGGATCCCACCACCGGAGGTGTCGTACCCGCGCTTTCGGCCCACGAACTCCTCGCCGCAGTACCTGCTCTGGCCACGAGCGGCATCGGCCTCAAGGTGCTGGACTTCCGGCGTCTGCCCGGCGCCTCCCTGACCTTCGAGGACCTCACCGCACTGTCGGCCGCGATCACGGCGGAGCTGGAGGCCGGTGGCGTGGACGGCGTCGTCATCACCCAGGGCACCGACACCATCGAGGAGACTGCTTTCCTCCTCGACCTTTACCACGGCCATGAGCAGCCAGTCGTCGTCACCGGCGCGATGCGAAACCCCACCCTGCCCGGCGCCGACGGCCCGGCCAACATCCATGCCGCCGTCCTAGCCGCCGCCGCCCCCGGCCTGCGGGGCGCCGGCTGCCTCGTCGTACTCGGCGACGAGATCCACTCGGCCCGGACCGTCCGCAAGTCCCACACCACCAGCCCCGCCGCCTTCACCTCACCAGCAAGCGGCCCGATCGCGCGGGTCGAGGAGAACCGGGTGCGGATGATGGGTGGCCTGCCGTCCCGCGGACCGCTCGTCAGCGCGCCCGACTGTGAGGCTCGCGTCGGGCTCTACACCGTCACCCTCGGCGACGACGGCACCCTGCTCGACCTGTGGGACGGCAACTGCGACGGACTCGTGGTCGCGGCCTTCGGCGTCGGCCACGTCCCGGAGCGCCTCGTCGAAGGGCTCACCAAGCTCGCGTCCTGCATCCCCGTGGTCCTCGCCTCCCGCATCGGCAACGGATCCGTCCTGTCCGACACGTACGGCTTCCCCGGCTCCGAGAAGGACCTCCTCGGGCGAGGACTCATTGGCGCCGGAGACCTCAGCCCGTACCATGCGCGGCTCCTCCTCCACGCCCTGCTTGCCCAGGGCGCCGACGGGGCGACGGTCCGCGAGACCTTCACCACCGCCTCCGCCCGCTGA